One Coturnix japonica isolate 7356 chromosome 20, Coturnix japonica 2.1, whole genome shotgun sequence genomic window carries:
- the HCK gene encoding tyrosine-protein kinase HCK isoform X1, with protein MKVLRKETLPVQGELELDKCPRPPQVPLCTTMTLPCLSFHLQHDEHRVPEPPPADGSGDTVVLALYDYEAMHSGDLSFQKGERLQVLEQSGEWWRARSLVTGLKGFIPSNFVARANSLEAEEWFFKDISRKDAERQLLGPGNTLGSFMIRDSETTKGCYSLSVRDGDSLQGGSIKHYRIRTLDSGGFYISSRSSFDTLQELVEHYKGQSDGLCQRLTYPCSVPKPQKPWEKDAWEIPRESLKLEKKLGAGQFGEVWMATYNKHTKVAVKTMKPGSMSVSAFLEEANLMKGLQHDKLVRLHAVVTREEPIYIITEFMEKGSLLDFLKSEEGNKQTLPKLIDFSAQVAEGMAFIEKRNYIHRDLRAANILVSEILVCKIADFGLARIIEDNEYVAREGAKFPIKWTAPEAINYGSFTIKSDVWSFGILLTEIVTYGRIPYPGMSSAEVIRALEHGYRMPRTENCPEELYDVMMRCWKTRPEDRPTFEYMQSILEDFFTATEGQYQKQA; from the exons ATGAAGGTGTTGAGGAAGGAGACGCTGCCAGTGCAAGGTGAGCTGGAGCTGGACAAGTGTCCAAGACCCCCCCAGGTCCCACTGTGTACCACCATGACACTCCCCTGTTTGTCATTCCATTTGCAGCATGATGAACACAGAGTGCCTGAGCCCCCACCGGCGGATG GCTCAGGTGACACCGTGGTGCTGGCACTATATGACTACGAGGCGATGCACTCTGGGGACCTGAGCTTCCAGAAAGGAGAGCGGCTGCAGGTCCTGGAGCA GTCGGGAGAGTGGTGGCGGGCACGGTCACTGGTGACAGGGCTTAAGGGCTTCATCCCCAGCAACTTCGTCGCCCGAGCTAACTCACTGGAGGCAGAAGA gtGGTTCTTCAAGGATATCAGCCGGAAGGATGCAGAGCGGCAGCTGCTCGGCCCTGGGAACACATTGGGATCTTTCATGATTCGGGACAGTGAGACAACCAAAG GTTGCTATTCCTTATCTGTGCGGGATGGGGACAGCCTGCAGGGAGGCAGCATCAAGCACTACAGGATCCGGACACTGGATAGTGGTGGCTTCTACATCTCCTCACGCAGCAGCTTCGACaccctgcaggagctggtggaGCACTACAAGG GGCAGAGCGATGGGCTGTGCCAGAGGCTCACCTACCCCTGCAGTGTGCCCAAACCACAGAAACCCTGGGAAAAAGATGCCTGGGAGATTCCTCGGGAGTCATTGAAGCTGGAGAAgaagctgggagctgggcagtTTGGAGAAGTGTGGATGG CAACGTACAACAAGCACACCAAGGTGGCAGTGAAGACAATGAAACCCGGCAGCATGTCAGTGAGTGCCTTCCTGGAGGAGGCGAATCTGATGAAGGGCCTGCAGCACGACAAGCTGGTGAGGCTGCACGCCGTGGTCACCAGGGAGGAGCCCATATACATCATCACCGAGTTCATGGAGAaag GGAGCCTGCTGGATTTCCTGAAGAGTGAGGAAGGCAACAAGCAGACACTGCCAAAGCTGATCGACTTCTCTGCACAG GTCGCAGAAGGAATGGCTTTTATCGAGAAGAGGAACTACATCCACAGAGATTTGAGAGCTGCCAACATTCTGGTCTCAGAGATACTGGTGTGCAAAATTGCTGATTTTGGATTAGCCAGGATCATTGAAGACAATGAGTACGTAGCTCGGGAAG GTGCCAAGTTTCCCATTAAATGGACTGCACCAGAAGCAATCAACTATGGATCATTCACTATCAAATCTGATGTCTGGTCCTTTGGGATCCTCCTGACTGAGATCGTTACCTACGGGCGCATCCCATACCCAG GCATGTCGAGTGCGGAGGTGATCAGAGCATTGGAGCACGGCTACCGCATGCCCCGCACAGAGAACTGTCCTGAGGAGCTCTACGATGTCATGATGAGATGCTGGAAGACCAGACCAGAGGATCGGCCCACCTTTGAGTACATGCAGAGCATCCTGGAGGATTTCTTTACTGCGACGGAGGGACAGTACCAGAAACAGGCATAG
- the HCK gene encoding tyrosine-protein kinase HCK isoform X2: protein MGCVKSKEDSVQEKMQLGHEKKDPTSGSKQHDEHRVPEPPPADGSGDTVVLALYDYEAMHSGDLSFQKGERLQVLEQSGEWWRARSLVTGLKGFIPSNFVARANSLEAEEWFFKDISRKDAERQLLGPGNTLGSFMIRDSETTKGCYSLSVRDGDSLQGGSIKHYRIRTLDSGGFYISSRSSFDTLQELVEHYKGQSDGLCQRLTYPCSVPKPQKPWEKDAWEIPRESLKLEKKLGAGQFGEVWMATYNKHTKVAVKTMKPGSMSVSAFLEEANLMKGLQHDKLVRLHAVVTREEPIYIITEFMEKGSLLDFLKSEEGNKQTLPKLIDFSAQVAEGMAFIEKRNYIHRDLRAANILVSEILVCKIADFGLARIIEDNEYVAREGAKFPIKWTAPEAINYGSFTIKSDVWSFGILLTEIVTYGRIPYPGMSSAEVIRALEHGYRMPRTENCPEELYDVMMRCWKTRPEDRPTFEYMQSILEDFFTATEGQYQKQA from the exons atgGGTTGCGTTAAGTCAAAGGAAGATAGCGTCCAAGAGAAGATGCAGTTAGGCCATGAAAAGAAGGACCCCACGTCTGGCAGCAAGCAA CATGATGAACACAGAGTGCCTGAGCCCCCACCGGCGGATG GCTCAGGTGACACCGTGGTGCTGGCACTATATGACTACGAGGCGATGCACTCTGGGGACCTGAGCTTCCAGAAAGGAGAGCGGCTGCAGGTCCTGGAGCA GTCGGGAGAGTGGTGGCGGGCACGGTCACTGGTGACAGGGCTTAAGGGCTTCATCCCCAGCAACTTCGTCGCCCGAGCTAACTCACTGGAGGCAGAAGA gtGGTTCTTCAAGGATATCAGCCGGAAGGATGCAGAGCGGCAGCTGCTCGGCCCTGGGAACACATTGGGATCTTTCATGATTCGGGACAGTGAGACAACCAAAG GTTGCTATTCCTTATCTGTGCGGGATGGGGACAGCCTGCAGGGAGGCAGCATCAAGCACTACAGGATCCGGACACTGGATAGTGGTGGCTTCTACATCTCCTCACGCAGCAGCTTCGACaccctgcaggagctggtggaGCACTACAAGG GGCAGAGCGATGGGCTGTGCCAGAGGCTCACCTACCCCTGCAGTGTGCCCAAACCACAGAAACCCTGGGAAAAAGATGCCTGGGAGATTCCTCGGGAGTCATTGAAGCTGGAGAAgaagctgggagctgggcagtTTGGAGAAGTGTGGATGG CAACGTACAACAAGCACACCAAGGTGGCAGTGAAGACAATGAAACCCGGCAGCATGTCAGTGAGTGCCTTCCTGGAGGAGGCGAATCTGATGAAGGGCCTGCAGCACGACAAGCTGGTGAGGCTGCACGCCGTGGTCACCAGGGAGGAGCCCATATACATCATCACCGAGTTCATGGAGAaag GGAGCCTGCTGGATTTCCTGAAGAGTGAGGAAGGCAACAAGCAGACACTGCCAAAGCTGATCGACTTCTCTGCACAG GTCGCAGAAGGAATGGCTTTTATCGAGAAGAGGAACTACATCCACAGAGATTTGAGAGCTGCCAACATTCTGGTCTCAGAGATACTGGTGTGCAAAATTGCTGATTTTGGATTAGCCAGGATCATTGAAGACAATGAGTACGTAGCTCGGGAAG GTGCCAAGTTTCCCATTAAATGGACTGCACCAGAAGCAATCAACTATGGATCATTCACTATCAAATCTGATGTCTGGTCCTTTGGGATCCTCCTGACTGAGATCGTTACCTACGGGCGCATCCCATACCCAG GCATGTCGAGTGCGGAGGTGATCAGAGCATTGGAGCACGGCTACCGCATGCCCCGCACAGAGAACTGTCCTGAGGAGCTCTACGATGTCATGATGAGATGCTGGAAGACCAGACCAGAGGATCGGCCCACCTTTGAGTACATGCAGAGCATCCTGGAGGATTTCTTTACTGCGACGGAGGGACAGTACCAGAAACAGGCATAG
- the CCM2L gene encoding cerebral cavernous malformations 2 protein-like isoform X1 has translation MDCEAKKGKKGFVSPIRRLVFPKAARRAALRSSVYRRPLHSVPLYPPDYLIDPQILLHDYVEKEVKFLGHLTWVTASLNPSSRDEVLQLLDTARQLKELPLQTTPEQDSILSLSARCLLLTWRDDEELILRIPTHEIAAASYLRDDALHLLILKTGLGVDPVPAGSHPEAAPVSEVPPVEKRSGSSWPESGRLGGAMERRHTICSLDWRAARGGQEGRQGGSLERRRGGSWERRQRGRPSGSWERRQPCGGSWERRRIGTAGGSWERGTGFGSWERRHPGGNPLDPQEPCPDAYSNLVILAVPNRDAAEESCALICQVFQIIYGDQSIECVDRAGYHYTSTPTRPWLSSRSESCRTDGTYGYDADYSCCSSFSNGSHETFEAYYSRTSSPSFHQSHHSLATACSGSDQSSVGLEQLQDYMVTLRNKLSPQEIQQFALMLREYRLGTPVQEYCAELLRLYGDRRKFLLLGMRPFIPDQDIGYFETFLESIGIREGGILTDSFGRIKRSMSNTSASAVRSYDSWSLRSESESFNRMITNITHDIEALARDEEEEEEEEDNYL, from the exons ATGGACTGCGAGGccaagaaagggaagaag GGCTTCGTGTCGCCCATCCGGCGCCTGGTGTTCCCCAAGGCTGCACGGAGGGCAGCTCTCCGCAGCAGTGTCTACCGGCGGCCGCTGCACTCAGTGCCGCTGTACCCCCCTGACTACCTGATCGACCCCCAGATCCTGCTGCACGACTACGTGGAGAAGGAAGTGAAG TTCTTAGGCCACCTGACCTGGGTTACGGCCTCACTGAACCCCTCCAGCCGGGATGAGGTGCTGCAGCTTCTGGACACCGCCAGG cagctgaaggagctgccCCTGCAGACAACCCCGGAGCAGGACAGCATCCTGAGCCTGTCTGCCcgctgcctgctgctcacctGGCGTGACGACGAGGAGCTGATCCTGCGCATCCCCACACATGAGATCGCTGCAGCCTCCTACCTGCGTGACGACGCCCTGCACCTCCTCATCCTCAAAACAG GTCTGGGAGTGGACCCAGTCCCCGCTGGCTCCCACCCCGAAGCAGCCCCAGTGTCGGAGGTTCCCCCGGTTGAGAAGCGCTCAGGGAGCTCCTGGCCGGAGTCGGGGCGGCTGGGAGGTGCGATGGAGCGGCGACACACCATCTGCAGCCTGGACTGGCGTGCGGCGCGGGGCGGGCAGGAGGGGCGGCAGGGCGGCAGCCTGGAGCGGCGGAGGGGCGGCAGCTGGGAGCGGAGGCAGCGCGGGCGGCCGTCGGGCAGCTGGGAGCGGAGGCAGCCGTGCGGCGGCAGCTGGGAGCGGCGGCGGATCGGTACGGCGGGTGGAAGCTGGGAGCGCGGAACCGGCTTCGGCAGCTGGGAGAGGCGGCATCCCGGTGGCAACCCGCTGGACCCCCAGGAGCCGTGTCCCGACGCCTATTCCAACCTCGTCATCCTCGCTGTGCCCAACAGG GATGCAGCCGAGGAGTCTTGCGCGCTCATCTGCCAGGTCTTCCAGATCATTTATGGTGATCAGAGCATCGAGTGCGTGGACCGTGCCGGGTACCACTACACCTCCACACCCACTCGGCCCTGGCTCTCCAGCAGGA GTGAGAGCTGCCGCACGGATGGGACGTATGGCTACGATGCTGactacagctgctgcagctcatt CAGCAATGGTTCCCACGAGACATTCGAGGCGTATTACAGCAGAACATCCTCGCCCTCCTTCCACCAGTCCCACCACAGCTTGGCCACTGCCTGCAGTGGCAGCGACCagagcagtgtggggctggagcagctgcaggactACATGGTGACG CTGCGCAACAAGTTGTCACCCCAGGAGATCCAGCAGTTTGCCCTGATGCTCCGTGAGTACCGGCTGGGCACACCAGTGCAGGAGTACTGTGCAGAGCTCCTACGCCTCTATGGGGACCGGAGGAAATTCCTCCTGCTGG GGATGAGGCCCTTCATCCCCGATCAAGACATTGGGTACTTTGAGACCTTCCTGGAGAGCATCGGTATCCGCGAGGGCGGCATCCTCACCGACAGCTTCGGCCGCATCAAGCGCAGCATGAGCAACACGTCGGCCTCAGCTGTGCGCAGCTACGACAGCTGGTCCCTGCGCTCTGAGTCCGAGTCCTTCAACCGCATGATCACCAACATCACACACGACATCGAGGCACTGGCACgggatgaggaagaggaggaggaggaggaggacaacTACCTGTGA
- the CCM2L gene encoding cerebral cavernous malformations 2 protein-like isoform X2 produces MDCEAKKGKKGFVSPIRRLVFPKAARRAALRSSVYRRPLHSVPLYPPDYLIDPQILLHDYVEKEVKFLGHLTWVTASLNPSSRDEVLQLLDTARQLKELPLQTTPEQDSILSLSARCLLLTWRDDEELILRIPTHEIAAASYLRDDALHLLILKTGLGVDPVPAGSHPEAAPVSEVPPVEKRSGSSWPESGRLGGAMERRHTICSLDWRAARGGQEGRQGGSLERRRGGSWERRQRGRPSGSWERRQPCGGSWERRRIGTAGGSWERGTGFGSWERRHPGGNPLDPQEPCPDAYSNLVILAVPNRDAAEESCALICQVFQIIYGDQSIECVDRAGYHYTSTPTRPWLSSRSESCRTDGTYGYDADYSCCSSFNGSHETFEAYYSRTSSPSFHQSHHSLATACSGSDQSSVGLEQLQDYMVTLRNKLSPQEIQQFALMLREYRLGTPVQEYCAELLRLYGDRRKFLLLGMRPFIPDQDIGYFETFLESIGIREGGILTDSFGRIKRSMSNTSASAVRSYDSWSLRSESESFNRMITNITHDIEALARDEEEEEEEEDNYL; encoded by the exons ATGGACTGCGAGGccaagaaagggaagaag GGCTTCGTGTCGCCCATCCGGCGCCTGGTGTTCCCCAAGGCTGCACGGAGGGCAGCTCTCCGCAGCAGTGTCTACCGGCGGCCGCTGCACTCAGTGCCGCTGTACCCCCCTGACTACCTGATCGACCCCCAGATCCTGCTGCACGACTACGTGGAGAAGGAAGTGAAG TTCTTAGGCCACCTGACCTGGGTTACGGCCTCACTGAACCCCTCCAGCCGGGATGAGGTGCTGCAGCTTCTGGACACCGCCAGG cagctgaaggagctgccCCTGCAGACAACCCCGGAGCAGGACAGCATCCTGAGCCTGTCTGCCcgctgcctgctgctcacctGGCGTGACGACGAGGAGCTGATCCTGCGCATCCCCACACATGAGATCGCTGCAGCCTCCTACCTGCGTGACGACGCCCTGCACCTCCTCATCCTCAAAACAG GTCTGGGAGTGGACCCAGTCCCCGCTGGCTCCCACCCCGAAGCAGCCCCAGTGTCGGAGGTTCCCCCGGTTGAGAAGCGCTCAGGGAGCTCCTGGCCGGAGTCGGGGCGGCTGGGAGGTGCGATGGAGCGGCGACACACCATCTGCAGCCTGGACTGGCGTGCGGCGCGGGGCGGGCAGGAGGGGCGGCAGGGCGGCAGCCTGGAGCGGCGGAGGGGCGGCAGCTGGGAGCGGAGGCAGCGCGGGCGGCCGTCGGGCAGCTGGGAGCGGAGGCAGCCGTGCGGCGGCAGCTGGGAGCGGCGGCGGATCGGTACGGCGGGTGGAAGCTGGGAGCGCGGAACCGGCTTCGGCAGCTGGGAGAGGCGGCATCCCGGTGGCAACCCGCTGGACCCCCAGGAGCCGTGTCCCGACGCCTATTCCAACCTCGTCATCCTCGCTGTGCCCAACAGG GATGCAGCCGAGGAGTCTTGCGCGCTCATCTGCCAGGTCTTCCAGATCATTTATGGTGATCAGAGCATCGAGTGCGTGGACCGTGCCGGGTACCACTACACCTCCACACCCACTCGGCCCTGGCTCTCCAGCAGGA GTGAGAGCTGCCGCACGGATGGGACGTATGGCTACGATGCTGactacagctgctgcagctcatt CAATGGTTCCCACGAGACATTCGAGGCGTATTACAGCAGAACATCCTCGCCCTCCTTCCACCAGTCCCACCACAGCTTGGCCACTGCCTGCAGTGGCAGCGACCagagcagtgtggggctggagcagctgcaggactACATGGTGACG CTGCGCAACAAGTTGTCACCCCAGGAGATCCAGCAGTTTGCCCTGATGCTCCGTGAGTACCGGCTGGGCACACCAGTGCAGGAGTACTGTGCAGAGCTCCTACGCCTCTATGGGGACCGGAGGAAATTCCTCCTGCTGG GGATGAGGCCCTTCATCCCCGATCAAGACATTGGGTACTTTGAGACCTTCCTGGAGAGCATCGGTATCCGCGAGGGCGGCATCCTCACCGACAGCTTCGGCCGCATCAAGCGCAGCATGAGCAACACGTCGGCCTCAGCTGTGCGCAGCTACGACAGCTGGTCCCTGCGCTCTGAGTCCGAGTCCTTCAACCGCATGATCACCAACATCACACACGACATCGAGGCACTGGCACgggatgaggaagaggaggaggaggaggaggacaacTACCTGTGA
- the XKR7 gene encoding XK-related protein 7, whose protein sequence is MAAKSDGGGGGPAVRLESPESGGGRRAGGATSPAQRYRLRDGCWVLCALLVCFADGASDLWLAAHYYLQGQRWWFGLTLLFVLLPSLVVQLLSFRWFVYDFAVGTKDSAGSTKDSARGRRGCCRLCVWLLQGCIHLLQLGQVWRYLRTLYLGLQSRWQAENRRRHFYWRMMFENADISMLRLLETFLKSAPQLVLQLSIMVQQNNIEALQGFSASASLVSLAWMIASYQKVLRDSREDKMPMSYKGAVVQILWHLFTIAARAIAFALFASVFQLYFGIFIVLHWCIMTFWIIHCETEFCITKWEEIVFNMVVGIIYIFCWFNVKEGRSRYRMCIYYIITLSENAALTILWFLYYNRKTMSEFNALILVCVVSSSFALGIFFMFIYYCLLHPNGPMFGPSSGGCIFRQQPPPAPSSPVDAVTSPPRSLPRTTGGEREGAPGERDSCVPVFQVRPCAPTPPAARTPRTEGPVIRIDLPRKKYPAWDAHFIDRRLRKTILALEYASPSTPRLQYRTAGVSQELLEYETTV, encoded by the exons ATGGCCGCGAAGTCggacggcggcggcggcggcccggCCGTGAGGCTGGAGAGCCCGGAGAGCGGCGgagggcggcgggcgggcggcgcgaCATCCCCGGCCCAGCGGTACCGGCTGCGGGAcggctgctgggtgctgtgcgCCCTCCTCGTCTGCTTCGCGGACGGCGCTTCGGACCTGTGGCTGGCGGCCCACTACTACCTGCAGGGGCAGCGCTGGTGGTTCGGGCTGACGCTGCTGTTCGTGCTGCTGCCCTCGCTCGTGgtgcagctgctcagcttcaGGTGGTTCGTGTACGACTTCGCCGTCGGCACCAAGGACAGCGCCGGCAGCACCAAGGACAGCGCCCGCGGCCGCCGCGGCTGCTGCCGCCTCTGCGTCTGgttgctgcagggctgcatccacctgctgcagctggggcaggTCTGGAG GTACCTTCGCACGCTGtacctggggctgcagagccgCTGGCAGGCTGAGAACCGCCGCCGCCACTTCTACTGGAGGATGATGTTTGAGAACGCGGATATCAGCAtgctgaggctgctggagaCCTTCCTGAAGAGCGCAccacagctggtgctgcagctcagcatcatGGTGCAGCAGAATAACATCGAGGCGTTGCAGG GGTTCTCAGCCTCGGCCTCGCTCGTCTCCCTGGCGTGGATGATCGCCTCCTACCAGAAGGTGCTGCGGGACTCGCGGGAGGACAAGATGCCCATGTCCTACAAAGGGGCCGTGGTGCAGATCCTTTGGCACCTCTTCACCATTGCTGCTCGCGCCATCGCCTTTGCCCTCTTTGCCTCCGTGTTCCAGCTCTACTTTGGGATCTTCATAGTGCTCCACTGGTGCATCATGACCTTCTGGATCATCCACTGCGAGACAGAGTTTTGCATCACCAAATGGGAGGAGATCGTCTTCAACATGGTGGTTGGAATAATCTACATCTTCTGCTGGTTCAATGTCAAGGAGGGACGGAGCCGCTACCGCATGTGCATCTACTACATCATCACGCTGTCGGAGAACGCTGCCCTCACCATCCTCTGGTTCCTCTACTACAACCGCAAGACCATGTCCGAATTCAACGCCTTAATCCTTGTCTGTGTGGTCAGCTCCAGCTTCGCCCTCGGCATCTTCTTCATGTTCATCTACTACTGCCTCTTGCACCCCAACGGCCCCATGTTCGGCCCCAGCTCTGGGGGCTGCATTTTCCGTCAGCAGCCACCCCCAGCTCCGAGTTCCCCTGTGGACGCGGTCACCAGCCCCCCGCGCTCACTGCCGCGGACTAcagggggggagagggaaggggctCCAGGGGAGCGGGACAGCTGTGTGCCCGTCTTCCAGGTGCGGCCCTGCGCCCCAACACCGCCAGCCGCCCGCACCCCGCGGACAGAGGGACCCGTCATCCGCATAGACCTCCCCAGGAAGAAGTATCCGGCCTGGGATGCCCATTTCATCGACCGGCGCCTACGAAAGACCATCCTGGCTCTGGAGTACGCCTCGCCCAGCACCCCGCGCCTGCAGTATCGCACGGCTGGAGTGTCTCAGGAGCTCCTGGAGTATGAGACCACTGTGTAG
- the PDRG1 gene encoding p53 and DNA damage-regulated protein 1: protein MARDPAFVLRYLAEVEELAEDVLAARQQIVDLDVKRNRNREALRALLKDPEPDGKAMVCFGSTFIELHKAKAKEMLQSDQEQLDEEINNLRKELRVKVNRLFEAQGKPELKGFNLNPMSAEEMKLINRILEG from the exons ATGGCGCGGGACCCAGCGTTTGTGCTGCGCTACCTGGCCGAGGTGGAGGAGCTGGCCGAGGACGTGCTGGCCGCACGGCAGCAG ATCGTCGATCTGGACGTGAAGCGGAACCGGAACCGCGAGGCGCTGCGGGCGCTGCTTAAAGACCCGGAGCCGGACG GGAAAGCCATGGTGTGCTTCGGGAGCACCTTCATCGAGCTGCACAAGGCCAAGGCcaaggagatgctgcagagcG ATCAGGAACAGCTGGATGAGGAGATAAACAACCTCCGGAAAGAGCTGCGTGTGAAGGTCAACCGTCTCTTTGAAGCTCAAG GTAAACCTGAGCTGAAGGGATTTAACCTGAACCCCATGAgtgcagaggaaatgaaactgATCAATCGCATCCTGGAAGGTTGA